The Stratiformator vulcanicus genome has a segment encoding these proteins:
- a CDS encoding class I SAM-dependent methyltransferase, translating into MDDGNEDSVRDRKPRSPDRPADEIQVLRDLRSDPSVIDAIDESDGDSLTLQKSLRERFPAELVRAALGLVDARSRAAAKFPEAKRLWADRVLVEQATAPEIAKHKAQRFEGRVIDLCCGLGSDTLALARRGNVLAVDASLRSCLFTKWNTEDAGLEYQVQITTALAESINVGGRLIHLDPDQRAGGKRSRRVEHLSPSLAEITRLMASARGGAVKLSPASNFGGKFIDAEHELISLNGECKEAVIWFGELAEPDLWRATILPENATLEAMPLQHYAERSSLQRFLYDPNPAVVRAGLIDCWGERDSLCRLDDADEYLTSDRAIDSAFGRSFEVLAELPNNETKLRREVARLNWGDAEIKCRHLSIDARAIRSRLSLKPEGERGTVIFARIGGRARIVLARRLPKSSSQ; encoded by the coding sequence ATGGACGACGGTAACGAGGACTCCGTTCGTGATCGAAAACCGCGGTCGCCTGATCGACCTGCGGACGAGATCCAAGTTTTGCGGGACCTTAGATCCGACCCGTCCGTGATTGACGCGATCGATGAATCTGATGGCGACTCACTAACTCTGCAAAAGTCGTTGCGAGAACGCTTTCCGGCCGAGCTAGTTCGCGCTGCGCTGGGGTTAGTCGACGCCCGCAGTCGGGCGGCGGCAAAATTTCCCGAAGCGAAACGCCTTTGGGCCGACCGGGTTCTTGTTGAACAGGCGACAGCACCGGAAATCGCAAAGCACAAAGCGCAGCGGTTTGAGGGAAGGGTCATCGACCTATGCTGCGGACTCGGCAGCGACACGTTGGCACTGGCTCGTCGCGGCAATGTGCTGGCCGTCGACGCATCGCTGCGATCGTGCTTATTTACAAAATGGAACACGGAGGACGCCGGTCTCGAATACCAAGTGCAAATTACGACAGCACTGGCCGAGTCGATTAACGTCGGTGGCCGATTGATCCATCTCGACCCCGATCAACGGGCCGGCGGAAAACGATCGCGTCGGGTCGAACATCTCTCGCCCTCGTTGGCCGAGATCACACGCCTGATGGCCTCTGCTCGCGGCGGCGCGGTGAAGCTGAGCCCGGCCTCAAATTTCGGCGGCAAGTTTATTGATGCGGAACACGAACTGATCAGCCTGAACGGCGAGTGCAAAGAGGCGGTGATCTGGTTCGGCGAACTGGCCGAACCGGACCTCTGGCGGGCGACCATTTTGCCCGAGAATGCAACGCTCGAAGCAATGCCTTTGCAGCACTATGCGGAGCGATCTTCTTTGCAGCGATTTCTCTATGACCCTAACCCCGCAGTTGTCCGAGCGGGATTGATCGACTGCTGGGGCGAGCGCGACTCGCTGTGCCGACTCGACGACGCCGACGAGTATCTCACGTCCGACCGAGCGATCGATTCGGCCTTCGGCCGCAGCTTTGAAGTGCTGGCCGAACTACCGAACAACGAGACGAAACTTCGACGCGAAGTCGCCAGGTTGAATTGGGGCGATGCCGAAATTAAGTGCCGTCACCTGTCAATCGACGCCCGAGCGATTCGCAGCCGATTGTCGCTAAAACCGGAAGGAGAACGCGGAACGGTGATCTTCGCCCGAATTGGCGGACGGGCGAGAATCGTTCTCGCCCGTCGCCTGCCGAAATCATCAAGCCAGTGA
- a CDS encoding adenylate/guanylate cyclase domain-containing protein, translating into MFYLKAEGIDSEQRASWPLEFGQNLTLGRGQQCDLIVPWDTEISRTHAVVQAIDNNGGKLPAGPHLRVQKHDLARNGIFVDGESSDSAELRVGQRFVIGMTTFRMTDESPAAPHPEENVEEVTFSQAEIRATEFVDADRRIEVLSRLPAVILDSNEDRESYRRLVELLIAGIPRSDAVAVIEATVSEETGPEPTHSNLRSDSKRSQEDFRIIEEQHRRDTDRSLAPSQRLLESCFHKWQPIAHVWRTQDGQSADYTISAEVDWAFCLPLLDDQRSRSVLYVVGRTMAPWGEPLRGQSDLRPDIRFAELVADIHRSIRRLSRLERQSVGLRQFLPGPLLEAVGEDFDPAVLEPSECDVTVLFCDLRGFSRRAERESDRLPELLQQVSHALGIMTDAIVSNGGVTSDFLGDSALGFWGWPFRDPTSPVKACRAAMAIRKAFASGEIRGSDGAPFRVGIGIAHGRAVAGKIGTKEQSKITVFGPVVNLASRLEGLTKLTRVPVLIDEATAKVLRDASEADEMRLRRLATVIPYGTETPVELTELLPEVGNTGYLTDAELKVFESAVDAFTAGQWEDAYRLLHQLPADDLAQDFLSQQIVAAGRRAPADWDGVIRAPEK; encoded by the coding sequence TTGTTCTATCTTAAGGCCGAAGGGATCGACTCTGAACAACGGGCGAGCTGGCCGCTTGAATTCGGGCAAAACCTCACGCTCGGTCGGGGTCAGCAATGTGACCTGATTGTGCCGTGGGATACCGAAATTTCTCGGACGCATGCTGTTGTTCAAGCTATTGACAACAACGGGGGAAAACTGCCGGCGGGGCCACATCTCCGTGTCCAGAAGCACGACCTCGCTCGAAACGGGATCTTCGTTGATGGCGAGTCGAGCGATAGTGCGGAACTTCGCGTCGGGCAGCGGTTCGTCATCGGAATGACGACCTTCCGAATGACCGATGAGTCGCCTGCCGCGCCGCATCCGGAAGAAAACGTCGAAGAGGTCACTTTCTCACAGGCAGAGATTCGCGCAACCGAATTTGTCGACGCTGATCGTCGGATTGAAGTGCTGTCTCGCTTGCCCGCGGTCATTCTCGACTCGAATGAGGATCGAGAATCTTACCGCCGCTTGGTCGAGTTGTTGATCGCCGGCATCCCCCGGTCCGATGCCGTGGCCGTCATCGAGGCTACCGTCTCCGAAGAGACCGGACCGGAGCCGACTCACTCGAATCTCCGCAGCGATTCAAAGCGTTCTCAAGAAGACTTTCGAATTATCGAAGAGCAGCATCGTCGTGATACCGATCGGAGTCTCGCCCCCAGCCAACGGCTTCTCGAATCCTGTTTTCACAAGTGGCAGCCGATCGCCCATGTGTGGCGAACTCAAGATGGGCAGAGCGCGGACTACACGATTTCGGCTGAGGTCGATTGGGCGTTCTGCCTGCCGTTGCTCGACGACCAACGAAGTCGCAGTGTGCTCTACGTTGTCGGCCGAACAATGGCACCCTGGGGCGAGCCGCTGCGGGGGCAATCCGACCTTCGTCCCGACATCCGCTTTGCCGAACTGGTGGCCGATATCCATCGCTCCATTCGCCGACTCAGTCGGCTGGAGCGGCAGTCGGTCGGGCTGAGGCAATTTCTTCCGGGGCCTTTGCTCGAGGCGGTCGGCGAAGATTTTGATCCGGCCGTTCTTGAGCCGTCCGAGTGCGATGTCACGGTTCTGTTCTGCGATTTGAGGGGATTCAGCCGTCGGGCCGAGCGTGAATCCGACCGCTTACCCGAATTGCTCCAGCAGGTCAGCCATGCGTTAGGGATCATGACCGACGCGATCGTGTCGAACGGCGGCGTGACCAGCGACTTCCTCGGAGATTCGGCCCTGGGTTTTTGGGGCTGGCCGTTTCGTGATCCGACCTCGCCGGTCAAGGCCTGTCGGGCAGCGATGGCGATCCGAAAGGCATTCGCGTCGGGCGAAATTCGCGGCTCTGACGGCGCGCCGTTTCGAGTCGGAATCGGTATCGCTCACGGTCGGGCCGTGGCGGGGAAGATCGGGACGAAGGAGCAGTCAAAGATCACGGTCTTCGGGCCGGTGGTGAATCTGGCGAGCCGTCTCGAAGGCTTAACCAAGTTGACCCGCGTGCCCGTGCTGATTGACGAAGCGACCGCAAAGGTCTTGCGGGACGCGTCCGAGGCCGACGAAATGCGCTTGCGCCGCTTGGCGACGGTGATTCCCTACGGGACGGAAACACCGGTCGAACTGACCGAACTGTTGCCGGAAGTCGGCAACACGGGCTACCTGACCGATGCGGAACTGAAAGTTTTCGAAAGCGCCGTCGATGCCTTCACCGCCGGGCAGTGGGAGGATGCCTATCGCCTTCTGCACCAACTGCCGGCCGATGATCTTGCTCAAGACTTCCTGAGCCAGCAAATTGTGGCAGCCGGTCGGCGGGCTCCCGCCGATTGGGACGGCGTGATTCGTGCTCCTGAAAAATGA
- a CDS encoding thermonuclease family protein, translating to MRRRRRKSILRSGVARRYARQTLLAIALLLIAGSVLRLSSDERRARSTVGAATGVVERVIDGDTLLLTDGRRVRLMGIDAPESVHPDLPEQPFGESAAARLRALCEGLPVRLEFDRERIDRYSRVLAYVYCEGALLNEAMVVEGLARFDKRFPISPVNANQLKAAEESARTRSLGIWSASPAEVTPTR from the coding sequence ATGAGACGCCGCCGCCGAAAGTCGATTCTCCGCAGCGGCGTTGCCCGGCGTTACGCACGGCAGACGTTGCTCGCAATCGCGCTCCTACTGATCGCAGGTTCTGTGCTGCGCTTGTCGTCCGATGAGCGTCGCGCTCGGTCCACCGTCGGGGCAGCGACCGGCGTCGTCGAGAGAGTCATCGACGGCGATACCCTACTCCTCACGGACGGTCGACGCGTGCGGCTGATGGGAATCGATGCTCCCGAGAGCGTGCATCCCGACCTGCCGGAGCAACCTTTCGGGGAATCGGCTGCGGCACGCTTGCGAGCATTGTGTGAAGGATTGCCGGTCCGGCTTGAATTCGATCGCGAACGGATCGATCGCTATAGCCGCGTTCTCGCATACGTTTATTGCGAAGGCGCGCTACTCAATGAAGCGATGGTCGTTGAGGGCCTCGCACGGTTCGACAAGCGGTTTCCGATTTCGCCGGTCAATGCGAATCAGCTCAAAGCGGCGGAGGAGTCGGCTCGAACGCGTTCGCTCGGAATCTGGTCTGCGTCACCCGCAGAAGTCACTCCGACGCGTTAA
- a CDS encoding serine/threonine protein kinase gives MQEFEGNDISAVRGERGADLIDATPLQDPAGRARSAELSLLTDLSDAPSAPPGWSLERRLGSGGYGDVWLARERRTGRAAAIKFLRGRGIEWASLSREVERLAALDASRNIVDLIDVGWDVDPPYFIMEFLPRGSLDRTLEGGPLKTANAVRLIRGVLEGLVHAHGSGILHCDLKPANVLLDAGDEPRLCDFGQSRRSIDRSPSFGTLFYMAPEQAASDAVPDVRWDVYAVGALLYQLLTGAPPHRTEEAEAELREAETIDERLATYRRIVTTDGAADLSLGRHVDRPLAEIVRRCLSVDPDARFPTAQAVRDALDARDRESQRRPMLVLGLVGPMLLLLSMVPFFLTTMKEAVSTARENAVEQAQGQIDLTARLLSRSFDRELDERARELDRMASDSEVVDLTKSAASMDWDETAAADVLAELRSLLAQRANAIKERRLVDGLEPDQSWFLVSAGEHRHGIQQWRYGPQKENEKTLGKSYAFRDYFHGQGVQYDREDDLPDDLGVVQQTHVSLAYRSEATWKYMFAISTPVRDPESGDVIAVLARTTHLGQLLDEFSRESRESKTSVLAVVDARDGELLDHQWMTAEHLDLNRIKSNDHPWILIEKDGRTGTEFRVLVPPKIERGVSAAFDEAARRVQSGVPDKKPVREAAYFDPFRRAPFGAAPYEGRWLAAFAPIEDTGWIALVQQRYDEVVRPVEQMRRSFARYGIAALICGAALILVLWYFVSQALTGRVLFSRHDSDAVVS, from the coding sequence ATGCAAGAATTCGAAGGCAACGACATATCGGCCGTCCGCGGTGAACGCGGCGCTGATTTGATCGACGCTACGCCCCTGCAAGACCCTGCGGGCCGGGCTCGCTCTGCCGAACTTAGTTTGCTGACGGACTTGTCCGATGCGCCGTCCGCTCCGCCCGGTTGGTCGTTGGAACGTCGGTTGGGCAGTGGCGGCTACGGTGATGTCTGGCTGGCGCGTGAGCGACGAACGGGACGGGCAGCCGCGATTAAGTTTTTGCGTGGCCGGGGGATCGAATGGGCGTCGCTATCAAGGGAGGTCGAGCGACTGGCCGCGCTGGATGCCTCGCGAAATATCGTCGATTTGATTGACGTCGGTTGGGATGTCGATCCGCCTTATTTCATCATGGAATTTCTGCCACGGGGGTCGCTCGATCGGACCCTCGAAGGTGGTCCGCTCAAAACGGCGAACGCCGTCCGGCTGATCCGCGGAGTTCTGGAAGGACTCGTTCACGCGCACGGCAGCGGGATTTTGCATTGCGATTTGAAGCCGGCGAACGTGCTGCTCGACGCCGGTGATGAACCTCGGCTGTGTGACTTCGGGCAGAGCCGGCGATCGATCGATCGCAGTCCCTCGTTCGGCACGTTGTTCTATATGGCTCCCGAGCAGGCCGCCTCCGATGCGGTGCCCGATGTCCGATGGGACGTCTACGCAGTCGGGGCTCTGCTGTATCAATTGCTGACGGGAGCACCACCGCACCGCACGGAAGAGGCTGAGGCGGAGCTGCGCGAAGCGGAGACGATCGATGAACGACTCGCGACGTATCGCCGGATCGTCACGACGGACGGAGCCGCCGATTTGTCGCTGGGGCGACATGTCGACCGCCCGCTCGCCGAGATCGTCCGCCGCTGTCTGAGTGTCGATCCCGACGCCCGATTTCCCACCGCCCAGGCCGTCCGCGATGCCTTGGACGCCCGCGACCGAGAATCGCAACGTCGACCAATGTTGGTGCTCGGCTTGGTCGGACCGATGCTGCTACTGCTTTCGATGGTGCCCTTCTTTCTGACCACAATGAAGGAGGCCGTTTCCACAGCCCGGGAAAACGCGGTCGAGCAGGCGCAAGGGCAGATCGATCTCACGGCCCGTCTCCTGTCGCGCAGTTTCGATCGTGAGTTGGATGAACGCGCTCGTGAACTTGATCGCATGGCGTCCGATTCCGAGGTAGTCGATCTGACCAAGTCAGCCGCGTCGATGGACTGGGACGAAACAGCGGCGGCCGATGTCTTGGCCGAACTGCGGAGTCTGTTGGCGCAACGAGCCAATGCGATCAAAGAACGTCGCCTCGTCGACGGTTTAGAGCCTGATCAAAGTTGGTTCCTTGTCAGTGCGGGCGAACATCGGCACGGAATCCAGCAATGGCGATATGGTCCGCAAAAGGAAAACGAAAAAACGCTCGGCAAGTCTTACGCGTTCCGAGACTACTTTCATGGTCAGGGCGTTCAATACGACCGTGAGGATGACCTTCCCGACGATCTCGGGGTGGTTCAACAAACGCATGTGTCGCTCGCCTATCGTAGTGAAGCGACTTGGAAGTACATGTTCGCCATCTCAACGCCGGTGCGAGATCCCGAAAGCGGTGATGTGATAGCCGTTCTGGCTCGAACGACGCACCTCGGCCAATTGCTCGATGAGTTCAGCCGCGAGTCCCGCGAATCGAAGACGAGCGTACTTGCGGTGGTTGATGCACGGGACGGCGAACTTCTGGATCACCAGTGGATGACTGCGGAGCATCTCGATTTGAATCGCATCAAATCCAACGATCACCCTTGGATTTTGATCGAGAAGGACGGTCGCACCGGCACCGAATTTCGCGTTCTCGTTCCCCCGAAAATCGAGCGGGGCGTCTCGGCCGCGTTTGACGAAGCGGCCCGGCGGGTTCAATCGGGTGTGCCCGATAAAAAACCGGTCCGTGAGGCGGCGTATTTTGACCCCTTTCGACGAGCTCCCTTTGGTGCGGCGCCGTACGAGGGCCGTTGGCTCGCCGCGTTCGCTCCAATTGAAGACACCGGTTGGATCGCCTTGGTGCAGCAGCGCTATGATGAGGTCGTTCGGCCGGTCGAGCAGATGCGCCGCAGCTTTGCACGTTACGGGATTGCCGCGTTAATTTGTGGAGCCGCACTGATTCTGGTTCTTTGGTATTTCGTGTCGCAGGCTCTGACCGGGCGTGTGCTGTTCTCCCGTCATGATTCAGACGCTGTCGTTTCATAA
- a CDS encoding Gfo/Idh/MocA family protein, producing METTNGALNRKLKMALIGGGQGSFIGRVHATAAILDNRAELVAGALSSNPEKAKASAPAYDIKPDRAYGSVEELVEKERALPEGERVDFVSIATPNHTHYPIAKTCLEAGFNVICDKPMTFDLEEAEQLAKLVEQSEPVFALSHNYTGYPLVRQAREMIASGMLGEIQAVRANYIQGWLRTRLEDDEVKQAAWRTDPTKSGAAGAFGDIATHAYNLGRFMTGLLPSQIACNLKTFVDGRKLDDYGHAVIRYQNGALGTVTASQISHGRENDLSIEIDGTKGALQWRQENPNEMIVRKNGEPHAIYTRDPNAPFMMETAAASCRLPSGHPEAFFEAFANVYRAAYDAMIARATGEAFERTDTLYPNVYDGVEGMKFISQSVASNRENGSWVDFAYEKARR from the coding sequence ATGGAAACGACGAACGGTGCGCTCAACCGTAAGCTCAAGATGGCCCTGATCGGTGGAGGGCAGGGATCGTTCATCGGTCGGGTTCACGCCACCGCGGCTATCCTCGACAACCGAGCCGAGCTCGTTGCGGGGGCGCTGTCGTCGAATCCCGAAAAAGCAAAAGCCTCCGCACCGGCCTACGACATTAAACCCGATCGTGCGTACGGATCGGTCGAGGAGTTGGTCGAGAAAGAACGAGCCCTTCCCGAAGGAGAGCGGGTCGACTTCGTCAGTATCGCAACGCCCAATCACACGCACTACCCGATTGCCAAGACCTGCCTCGAGGCGGGATTCAATGTCATCTGCGATAAGCCGATGACGTTCGATCTTGAGGAAGCCGAACAGCTCGCCAAGTTGGTTGAGCAAAGCGAGCCGGTCTTCGCACTGAGCCATAATTACACGGGCTACCCGCTCGTCCGACAGGCACGCGAAATGATAGCGAGCGGCATGCTCGGAGAGATCCAAGCCGTCCGAGCAAATTACATCCAAGGTTGGCTGCGGACGCGATTGGAGGACGATGAAGTCAAGCAGGCGGCTTGGCGAACCGACCCGACCAAATCTGGTGCGGCCGGGGCGTTCGGAGATATCGCGACTCATGCTTACAATCTCGGCCGGTTCATGACGGGTCTGCTGCCGAGCCAGATCGCCTGTAACCTCAAGACATTCGTCGATGGTCGCAAACTCGACGACTACGGCCACGCGGTTATCCGCTACCAGAACGGGGCGCTCGGCACCGTCACGGCGAGTCAAATTTCGCACGGTCGGGAAAATGATCTCTCGATAGAAATCGACGGAACGAAGGGGGCCCTGCAATGGCGGCAGGAAAACCCGAACGAGATGATCGTGCGGAAAAATGGAGAACCCCACGCGATCTACACGCGCGATCCAAACGCCCCCTTCATGATGGAAACGGCTGCCGCCTCATGCCGCTTGCCGTCGGGACACCCCGAAGCATTCTTCGAAGCCTTCGCCAACGTCTATCGCGCTGCTTATGACGCGATGATCGCACGGGCGACGGGGGAGGCCTTCGAGAGAACCGACACCCTCTACCCGAATGTCTACGACGGCGTCGAAGGGATGAAGTTCATTTCACAGAGCGTCGCCAGCAACCGCGAGAACGGTTCGTGGGTCGATTTCGCGTACGAGAAGGCCCGCCGCTGA
- a CDS encoding PP2C family protein-serine/threonine phosphatase, whose translation MASPRLPTVPPRAPQRRDGRANSESGGGDSRDCNARIIETLLRLNETAGRSDDVGSSITEQLRLLLSLTGFDAAGFWLLDVEEQSLRLRIAEPQGLFETVPQPVRRVTEATYDSSALLNGIVSLNDAADQSCVSWLTPNSEAALCIPVTGRRGPLGTVWAFGSSRPPCSIPEMRTIRAIANQIGLTLERTAVDVESESNRVSRKDLESAATVEPVQNELQSFSLAGLRAASRTSAARYLSGDLCEVLSLSDRRTLFIIADACGHGATAGMVRAALRGALYAAIDTAADRMMSASTITDLLNRVVHGVTQPHQFITAVVGIFDPETGRLQYTNAGHPPPLLFRSGKLIPFESHGLVLGLTDSMAYASDEIDIQAGDVIAAFTDGITEAASDGSPMFGVAGISKAIIDCGSSEPESIVKAVWDASIRHQGGAIDDDCTMLAMRFNASE comes from the coding sequence GTGGCATCACCCCGACTCCCAACGGTACCTCCACGCGCGCCGCAGCGACGCGACGGTCGAGCGAACTCCGAAAGCGGCGGCGGTGATTCGCGAGATTGTAATGCGCGAATCATTGAGACGCTGCTACGACTCAACGAGACGGCGGGCCGATCCGACGATGTCGGCTCCTCGATCACCGAGCAACTGCGACTGCTGCTCTCACTTACTGGGTTTGACGCCGCCGGTTTCTGGTTGCTCGATGTCGAAGAGCAATCGCTTCGCCTGCGCATCGCCGAACCACAGGGGTTGTTCGAAACCGTACCGCAACCTGTTCGCCGCGTGACCGAGGCAACTTACGACTCGTCGGCTTTGCTCAACGGCATTGTCTCGCTCAATGACGCGGCCGACCAATCGTGCGTTTCGTGGCTCACCCCGAACTCGGAGGCGGCACTTTGCATCCCGGTGACCGGGCGGCGCGGGCCCTTGGGAACGGTGTGGGCCTTCGGCTCATCCCGCCCACCCTGTTCCATTCCGGAAATGCGGACGATTCGTGCGATTGCCAACCAAATCGGCCTGACACTCGAACGAACGGCTGTCGATGTCGAGAGCGAATCGAATCGTGTCTCGCGGAAAGACCTCGAGTCTGCGGCAACCGTCGAGCCGGTTCAGAACGAATTGCAGTCTTTTTCGCTTGCCGGTTTACGTGCGGCTTCGCGAACGAGCGCGGCACGATATCTCAGCGGCGATCTTTGCGAGGTGCTTTCGCTTTCCGATCGGCGAACGCTATTCATCATTGCCGACGCTTGCGGACATGGGGCCACCGCGGGGATGGTCCGAGCGGCTCTCAGAGGCGCCCTTTACGCTGCAATCGACACGGCTGCGGACCGGATGATGTCGGCCTCGACAATAACCGACTTGTTGAACCGGGTTGTGCATGGCGTGACACAACCGCACCAGTTTATTACGGCAGTCGTCGGCATCTTTGACCCCGAGACCGGAAGACTCCAATACACAAACGCCGGCCATCCGCCGCCGCTGCTGTTTCGGTCCGGCAAGCTGATTCCATTTGAGTCCCACGGACTGGTTCTCGGATTGACCGACTCGATGGCGTACGCATCGGACGAAATCGACATCCAGGCGGGGGATGTCATCGCGGCATTCACCGACGGAATTACCGAAGCGGCAAGCGATGGCTCGCCCATGTTCGGCGTTGCCGGAATTTCGAAAGCGATTATTGACTGCGGTTCGTCAGAACCAGAGTCGATCGTCAAAGCGGTTTGGGACGCATCGATCCGTCATCAAGGCGGCGCGATCGACGATGATTGCACGATGCTCGCGATGCGCTTTAACGCGTCGGAGTGA